A window from Cryptomeria japonica chromosome 1, Sugi_1.0, whole genome shotgun sequence encodes these proteins:
- the LOC131044902 gene encoding TMV resistance protein N-like, whose amino-acid sequence MESTSGATVCIPENEGTRGAFQEIAPYASTSEELEYGDFLPTAIEAAIRGANLHIAIFSERYAESPWCLEELSLMVKSGVKIVPIFYYVEPSDLRYVAQGKGKYVAAFNKHEKKCRYKPEKLQEWKRALSDVSFYIGQIIKNNGDEMRLFKNIVNIVLKEIQHVPLMVAKHPIGLNEAVEDFENALQLVPGDQSVQIVGIWGMGGSGKTTLAKELYNRRSSSMERSCFIFDIREAKGALQKKQSELLKGLGVNEPVDNIEQGKAILARLLRSFRVLIVMDDVDHVDQLDAFLPV is encoded by the exons ATGGAATCTACTTCAGGTGCCACTGTCTGTATCCCAGAGAATGAGGGTACTAGGGGTGCTTTCCAAGAAATCGCACCATATGCATCTACTTCAG AGGAGCTGGAATATGGGGATTTCTTGCCTACAGCAATAGAAGCAGCAATCCGGGGAGCTAATCTTCATATAGCAATTTTTTCAGAGCGCTATGCAGAATCACCTTGGTGTTTGGAAGAGCTATCATTAATGGTTAAAAGTGGCGTCAAAATTGTTCCCATTTTCTACTATGTAGAGCCTTCTGATCTCAGATATGTTGCTCAGGGGAAAGGAAAGTACGTTGCTGCATTTAACAAGCATGAAAAGAAGTGTAGATATAAGCCAGAAAAGCTTCAGGAATGGAAAAGGGCACTCTCTGACGTTTCATTTTACATTGGccaaatcataaaaaataatgg TGATGAGATGAGGCTGTTCAAGAATATCGTGAATATTGTACTAAAAGAAATACAGCATGTGCCCTTAATGGTTGCAAAGCACCCAATAGGTCTCAATGAAGCAGTGGAAGACTTTGAAAATGCACTTCAACTTGTCCCAGGTGATCAGAGTGTACAAATTGTGGGTATTTGGGGCATGGGTGGTTCCGGCAAGACCACACTTGCCAAAGAATTATACAATAGAAGATCCTCATCCATGGAGaggtcttgctttatttttgatattAGAGAAGCCAAGGGTGCGTTGCAGAAGAAGCAGAGTGAACTCCTCAAAGGTCTGGGTGTGAATGAACCAGTTGATAATATAGAGCAAGGTAAGGCAATTCTTGCAAGGCTTTTGAGATCTTTTAGGGTTCTCATTGTTATGGATGATGTGGATCACGTGGACCAATTGGATGCATTCTTACCTGTCTAA